A stretch of Colletotrichum lupini chromosome 2, complete sequence DNA encodes these proteins:
- a CDS encoding serine carboxypeptidase, with translation MRFSTSALVLGAASTALALDQQVLGGQDSPFDSIKTTGENWLSAFEDKFGKMTSEAKAVWDEITLLAPEAVESFKKTAQATKPKPHHRKSDKKWDHVVKGADVQGMWVEKDGEKHRKIGGDLKNFNLRAKKVDPSALGVDKVKQYSGYLDDEENDKHLFYWFFESRNDPKNDPVVLWLNGGPGCSSLTGLFMELGPASIDKKLKIVNNEWSWNNNASVIFLDQPVNVGYSYSGSSVSNTVAAGKDVYALMSLFFHQFPEYAKQDFHIAGESYAGHYIPVFASEILSHEDRNINLKSVLIGNGLTDGWTQYGYYRPMACGEGGYKAVLDEGECQAMDNALPRCQSLIKNCYDSGSVWSCVPASIYCNNALIGPYQRTGQNVYDIRGKCEDSSNLCYSALGWISEYLNQDEVKEALGAEVDSYDSCNFDINRNFLFAGDWFQPFHRIVPGLLEKIPVLIYAGDADYICNWLGNRAWTEALEWPGQKSFNKAEVKGLTVGKGEEYGKVKSSGNFTFMQLYGAGHMVPMDQPEASSDFFNRWLGGEWVA, from the exons ATGAGGTTCTCAACCTCCGCCCTCGTCCTCGGCGCGGCCTCCACCGCCCTCGCCTTGGACCAGCAGGTCCTTGGCGGCCAGGACAGCCCCTTTGACTCCATTAAGACCACCGGCGAGAACTGGCTCTCGGCTTTCGAGGACAAGTTCGGCAAGATGACCTCCGAGGCCAAGGCCGTTTGGGACGAGATCACCCTCCTCGCTCCCGAGGCCGTCGAGTCCTTCAAGAAGACCGCCCAGGCCACCAAGCCCAAGCCTCACCACCGCAAGTCCGATAAGAAGTGGGACCACGTTGTCAAGGGCGCCGATGTCCAAGGCATGTGGGTCGAGAAGGATGGCGAGAAGCACCGCAAGATTGGCGGTGACCTCAAGAACTTCAACCTTCGCGCCAAGAAGGTCGACCCCTCCGCTCTCGGCGTCGACAAGGTCAAGCAGTACAGCGGATACCTCGATGATGAGGAGAACGACAAGCATCTCTTCTACT GGTTCTTCGAGTCTCGCAATGACCCCAAGAACGACCCCGTCGTTCTTTGGCTCAACGGTGGCCCTGGCTGCTCTTCCCTGACTGGTCTCTTCATGGAGCTCGGCCCCGCTTCCATCGACAAGAAGCTCAAGATTGTCAACAACGAGTGGTCGTGGAACAACAACGCCTCCGTCATCTTCCTCGACCAGCCCGTCAACGTCGGCTACTCCTACTCTGGTTCCTCCGTCTCCAACACGGTCGCTGCCGGCAAGGACGTCTACGCTCTCATGTCCCTCTTCTTCCACCAGTTCCCCGAGTACGCCAAGCAGGACTTCCACATTGCTGGCGAGTCGTACGCCGGCCACTACATCCCCGTCTTCGCCTCTGAAATCCTCTCCCACGAGGACCGCAACATCAACCTCAAGAGTGTCCTGATCGGCAACGGTCTCACCGACGGCTGGACCCAGTACGGATACTACCGCCCCATGGCTTGCGGTGAGGGTGGCTACAAGGCTGTTCTCGACGAGGGCGAGTGCCAGGCCATGGACAACGCTCTCCCCCGTTGCCAAAGCCTGATCAAGAACTGCTACGACTCTGGCAGCGTCTGGTCTTGCGTTCCCGCCAGCATCTACTGCAACAACGCCCTCATCGGCCCCTACCAGCGCACCGGCCAGAACGTCTACGATATCCGTGGCAAGTGCGAGGACAGCAGCAACCTCTGCTACTCTGCCCTTGGCTGGATCAGTGAGTACCTCAACCAGGATGAGGTCAAGGAGGCCCTCGGTGCTGAGGTCGACAGCTACGACAGCTGCAACTTTGACATCAACCGCAACTTCCTCTTCGCCGGTGACTGGTTCCAACCCTTCCACCGCATCGTTCCTGGCCTCCTCGAGAAGATCCCCGTTCTCATCTACGCTGGCGATGCTGACTACATCTGCAACTGGCTCGGCAACCGTGCCTGGACCGAGGCTCTTGAGTGGCCTGGCCAGAAGAGCTTCAACAAGGCCGAGGTCAAGGGTCTTACCGTTGGTAAGGGTGAGGAGTACGGAAAGGTCAAGTCCAGCGGCAACTTCACCTTCATGCAGTTGTACGGCGCCGGACACATGGTCCCCATGGACCAGCCCGAGGCCTCGTCGGACTTCTTCAACCGCTGGCTTGGCGGTGAGTGGGTTGCATAA
- a CDS encoding 40S ribosomal protein S18, with product MSLVSGEKSNFQFILRLLNTNVRGQEKVMYALTKIGGVGRRYSNIVCKKADVDLNKRAGELTSEELERIVTIIQNPTQYKIPSWFLNRQRDIVDGKDSQILANGVASKLRDDLERLKKIRAHRGLRHYWGLRVRGQHTKTTGRRGRTVGVSKKKGG from the exons ATGTCGCTCGTCTCCGGGGAGAAGT CGAACTTCCAGTTCATTCTCCGTCTTCTGA ACACCAACGTTCGTGGTCAGGAAAAGGTCATGTACGCGCTCACCAAGATTGGTGGTGTCGGTCGTCGTTACTCCAACATTGTGTGCAAGAAGGCCGATG TCGACCTGAACAAGCGCGCCGGTGAGCTCACCTCCGAAGAGCTCGAGCGTATCGTCACCATCATCCAGAACCCCACCCAGTACAAGATCCCCTCGTGGTTCCTCAACAGACAGCGCGACATCGTCGACGGCAAGGACAGCCAGATCCTCGCCAACGGCGTCGCCTCCAAGCTCCGCGACGATCTCGAGCGCCTCAAGAAGATTCGCGCCCACCGCGGTCTCCGTCACTACTGGGGTCTCCGCGTCCGCGGTCAGCACACCAAGACCACCGGCCGCCGCGGCCGTACGGTCGGTGTGTCCAAGAAGAAGGGTGGTTAA
- a CDS encoding 3'5'-cyclic nucleotide phosphodiesterase encodes MMDNATCHVVYVNRQVRQDRLIRPNTQNDQPLDAADSVVQEDDDIQKDADLLLDTFGEGSACISTLFQLSDESMMDLTPTLVLIDVPHDERLPRIRSRSRSPSPHSRPTTADINIHTPEEDVYGLKLLQRIMTESHLRSLSKLIVPIPIVSFSPTEYGSATIPASDDAKPKSSASVDRRLIIRCLDLGAVDVIISPLHLKCITSLEIHAYRAHKDAAREQQEMLEVRRGRKRSWVGVNEEKPFSYLREAMVSGLMRGICRSGADSDDDRISNVSIAVSTDRQAAVAAAVVQWHFCAHSFTDDELLVAAMVMFKHALTMPELDRWRIPTDQLISFLVACRAAYNNFVPYHNFRHVVDVLQATFHFLVRVGILAPYPADPLVDQDPPQSSPMAKLLHPFDGLTLLITAIGHDVGHPGVNNGFLVTLNAPLAQLYNDRSVLESFHCAAYSQILRRYWPSAFEDTKMRHLMISSILATDMGLHFDYMKRLGDTQDKLDVDNTTDGWNGRMQEEQKALVCSLLIKCADISNVARKHETALKWMYILSDEFSRQASMESELEITSSLLSPPKKDLISLSKAQLSFMNLFAIPLFQGVADILPAMKYTVDELEINKGLFEQRIREEQAKEDPIRKRLLRNDGAFSPRTMSLAGGPEGSRDSMTPRVTTPLTELTMPPPLLDDLKQEDDGLSQEPAGSEHTTALITDMPEPEDPKEVNGIVTSFDSVADFAASDPFHCRDRASSSPDNHHGHNGKQRCSETTDGSTTGPYTGDWASQATSATTGKMPLSPSTQGTSIVSRESTEQLPGVPTISEPKPFAEVKPESTFLDHDANGPHYDANGSHLSNGSLGKTEGGKVVKKKSSRFRMNAFQFFRRNRASSPSMPAADAAT; translated from the exons ATGATGGACAATGCCACTTGCCATGTCGTCTACGTGAACCGCCAGGTTCGCCAGGACAGGCTTATCCGACCTAATACGCAAAATGATCAGCCACTAGACGCTGCCGACTCCGTCGTGCAGGAGGATGATGATATTCAGAAGGATGCAGATCTGCTACTGGACACTTTTGGAGAAG GCTCGGCCTGCATATCTACCCTCTTCCAGCTTTCGGACGAGTCTATGATGGACCTTACGCCAACTCTGGTTCTAATCGATGTGCCCCACGACGAACGGCTACCTAGAATCCGGTCTCGGTCTAGATCACCATCGCCGCACTCCCGCCCGACTACCGCTGACATCAACATTCACACTCCCGAGGAGGATGTCTACGGCCTCAAATTGCTGCAAAGGATCATGACCGAGTCGCATCTGCGCAGCTTATCAAAGCTGATCGTGCCGATACCCATTGTGAGCTTTTCGCCTACCGAGTATGGTAGCGCAACGATTCCGGCTAGCGACGATGCGAAACCCAAGTCTTCGGCGTCAGTGGACCGACGCCTGATCATTCGGTGCCTAGACCTAGGAGCCGTGGACGTCATCATCAGCCCTTTACACCTCAAATGCATCACGAGTCTCGAGATCCATGCTTATCGGGCGCATAAGGATGCGGCCCGTGAACAGCAGGAAATGCTCGAAGTACGGCGCGGCAGAAAACGGTCATGGGTTGGGGTGAACGAGGAGAAACCGTTTTCCTACCTCAGGGAAGCCATGGTATCCGGTCTCATGAGGGGCATCTGTCGGTCAGGCGCGGATTCTGACGACGATCGGATCTCCAACGTTAGCATTGCCGTTTCCACCGATCGCCAAGCTGCTGTCGCTGCCGCCGTTGTTCAGTGGCACTTTTGCGCGCACAGTTTCACAGATGACGAGCTCCTTGTTGCGGCCATGGTGATGTTCAAGCATGCCTTGACAATGCCCGAGTTGGATCGCTGGCGGATACCGACAG ACCAACTCATAAGCTTTCTGGTCGCTTGCCGGGCTGCATACAACAATTTTGTTCCTTATCATAACTTCCGCCATGTTGTTGATGTTCTACAGGCTACTTTTCACTTCCTGGTTCGTGTTGGTATTCTTGCGCCATATCCCGCCGATCCCTTGGTGGATCAAGATCCACCGCAGAGCTCCCCAATGGCAAAGCTGCTCCATCCGTTTGACGGCTTGACGCTTTTGATTACGGCAATCGGACATGATGTAGGCCACCCAGGTGTCAACAACGGATTTTTGGTCACTCTCAATGCCCCTCTGGCACAGTTGTACAATGATCGATCCGTGCTCGAGTCGTTCCATTGCGCCGCCTACTCACAGATCCTTCGGCGATATTGGCCAAGCGCTTTCGAAGATACCAAGATGCGGCACCTTATGATCAGCTCCATCCTTGCCACGGACATGGGCCTGCACTTTGATTACATGAAAAGGCTCGGAGATACCCAGGACAAACTGGACGTCGACAACACAACTGATGGTTGGAATGGTCGTATGCAAGAGGAGCAAAAGGCTCTCGTATGTTCACTTCTCATCAAGTGTGCAGACATCAGCAACGTG GCAAGGAAGCACGAGACCGCACTGAAGTGGATGTACATTCTTTCGGACGAGTTCTCTCGACAAGCTTCCATGGAGAGTGAGCTAGAAATTACGTCGTCTCTCCTGTCGCCTCCGAAGAAGGACTTGATCTCACTGTCTAAGGCCCAGCTGAGCTTCATGAACCTATTCGCCATCCCTCTTTTCCAGGGAGTGGCGGACATTTTGCCAGCAATGAAATACACAGTTGACGAGCTCGAAATCAATAAAGGTCTTTTCGAGCAACGGATCAGGGAAGAGCAGGCGAAGGAGGATCCTATCCGCAAGAGACTTTTGCGCAACGACGGCGCCTTCTCCCCACGAACTATGAGTTTGGCCGGCGGGCCTGAAGGAAGCAGAGACTCCATGACCCCGCGGGTGACGACGCCTCTGACCGAGCTTACTATGCCGCCCCCGCTGCTTGACGACTTGAAGCAGGAAGATGATGGGCTGTCCCAGGAGCCAGCGGGCTCGGAGCACACGACAGCGCTCATCACTGATATGCCGGAGCCGGAGGACCCTAAGGAGGTGAACGGCATCGTGACGTCTTTTGATTCCGTGGCGGACTTTGCAGCGAGCGATCCATTCCACTGCAGGGACAGGGCTAGTAGTTCGCCGGACAATCATCACGGCCATAACGGCAAGCAGCGGTGCAGCGAGACGACGGACGGCAGCACTACGGGCCCGTACACTGGGGACTGGGCCTCACAGGCAACGAGTGCCACCACCGGCAAGATGCCTCTGTCGCCGAGCACTCAAGGCACTAGCATTGTCAGCAGAGAGTCGACGGAGCAGCTTCCAGGCGTACCCACGATCTCGGAGCCAAAGCCATTCGCCGAAGTCAAGCCCGAGTCTACGTTCCTGGATCACGACGCCAACGGACCTCACTACGACGCCAACGGCTCTCACTTGTCGAACGGGTCTTTGGGCAAAACAGAAGGCGGCAAGGTTGTGAAGAAGAAATCTAGTAGATTCCGCATGAATGCCTTCCAGTTCTTTCGGCGGAACCGAGCGTCGAGCCCGTCCATGCCAGCGGCCGACGCAGCTACCTGA